The following are encoded in a window of uncultured Ilyobacter sp. genomic DNA:
- the map gene encoding type I methionyl aminopeptidase, giving the protein MIVIKTEKEIEIMREAGRIVAECHDLIKKMIKPGITTLEIDEMVESYIRGKGAIPSFKGYHGFPFSICAAPNDVICHGMPNNVPLKDGDVITIDIGALYNGFHGDSAWSYAVGQVGNEIKKLMDTTLEALLKGIEQAVEGNCVGDIGHAIESYVRPKGYGIVVEFAGHGVGSTLWEDPEILHVGEPKTGPKLKNGMTIAIEPMITLGHWKAKIDSDGWTARTIDGSICVQYEHSIAITPEGPKILTTL; this is encoded by the coding sequence TTGATTGTAATAAAAACTGAAAAAGAGATAGAAATCATGAGAGAGGCTGGAAGAATAGTGGCAGAGTGTCATGATCTGATCAAAAAAATGATAAAACCAGGAATTACTACTCTTGAAATAGATGAAATGGTTGAAAGTTATATAAGAGGGAAGGGTGCCATACCGAGCTTCAAGGGTTACCATGGGTTTCCTTTTTCCATATGTGCAGCTCCTAATGATGTCATATGCCACGGAATGCCAAATAATGTGCCCTTAAAGGATGGGGATGTCATAACCATAGATATAGGTGCCCTCTATAATGGGTTTCACGGAGACTCGGCATGGTCCTATGCTGTGGGACAGGTTGGCAATGAGATAAAAAAACTGATGGACACCACCTTAGAAGCACTTCTAAAAGGGATTGAACAGGCGGTAGAGGGAAACTGCGTAGGAGATATAGGTCATGCCATAGAAAGTTATGTGAGGCCTAAAGGGTACGGTATAGTAGTGGAATTTGCCGGACACGGAGTCGGGAGCACTCTCTGGGAGGATCCTGAAATACTCCATGTAGGAGAACCTAAAACTGGACCTAAACTAAAAAACGGAATGACTATAGCCATAGAACCGATGATTACTCTCGGGCATTGGAAGGCAAAAATAGATTCTGATGGATGGACAGCTAGAACAATAGACGGGAGTATATGTGTTCAGTACGAACACTCTATAGCAATAACACCTGAAGGTCCTAAGATACTTACAACTTTATAA
- a CDS encoding protein phosphatase 2C domain-containing protein — protein MKIEVAYYTGIGNTRENNEDSILIYDKVYSESNFGNFKIKKINTKEGFVSVADGLGGHAGGEIASGTVLEFLKYKKIQEKRDLKKLFEQANINLNDIANERPELRGMGTVLTGIYIKENRAIVFNIGDSRTYFMREKFIRMTDDHSLVWDLMKKESFQNEGEMHDWVRKHPRKNIITSALIAGADEFYYYIKEIEIKKGDKFFIASDGVWEELSYDEMEDAVSKDLSKGAESLLEKCRKRGKDNVSFIMVEIIDI, from the coding sequence ATGAAGATAGAAGTCGCATATTACACAGGTATAGGGAACACAAGAGAGAACAACGAAGATTCGATATTGATTTATGATAAGGTATATTCAGAATCAAATTTTGGAAATTTTAAAATAAAAAAAATAAATACAAAAGAAGGTTTTGTTTCAGTAGCAGATGGTCTTGGAGGACATGCCGGAGGTGAGATTGCTAGCGGAACGGTACTTGAGTTTTTAAAATATAAAAAAATCCAAGAGAAAAGAGACCTGAAAAAACTATTTGAACAGGCTAATATCAATTTGAATGACATAGCTAATGAGAGGCCAGAGCTTCGCGGAATGGGAACCGTGTTAACGGGGATTTATATAAAAGAAAATAGGGCTATTGTCTTTAATATAGGTGATAGCAGGACTTATTTTATGAGAGAAAAATTTATAAGGATGACAGATGACCACTCCCTGGTGTGGGACCTCATGAAAAAAGAGAGTTTTCAAAATGAGGGGGAGATGCATGATTGGGTAAGAAAACATCCTAGAAAAAATATTATCACTTCTGCTCTGATTGCCGGTGCAGATGAATTCTATTATTATATTAAAGAGATTGAAATAAAAAAAGGGGATAAGTTTTTTATTGCAAGTGATGGTGTATGGGAGGAACTCTCCTATGATGAGATGGAAGACGCTGTTTCTAAAGACCTAAGTAAGGGTGCAGAGTCTCTTTTAGAAAAGTGTAGAAAGAGGGGGAAAGATAACGTCTCTTTTATAATGGTTGAAATTATCGATATTTAA
- a CDS encoding LPP20 family lipoprotein yields MKKILTIIFTITLFALTFGNDIIGTGYGSTEREAKENALNDLSQQIRVTVESNYSSENIFKNGEVGKNLKNNVNLFSRNELLGVEYKVKKYFLRKKYRVRAFITDKKLPLYESKVETLKNQIHLNMSRVEKTDSLAQKKELLEKSITDFGLYEDYKNMAFILGSKKTFSIQYTQAQLKNQLGNINAILDAPRIVFVSLTGDFPDESYAYIKNRADDLITKIFNHSSKKLAIVNDMNENVNTIFNININSYVIDKKEPILYNNKPITKERFEAFINLSITAQNKEMESYIISKTSSATSYDVSSRKSAMYKAIDLLFKKEENELKNSFSF; encoded by the coding sequence ATGAAAAAAATTTTAACTATTATTTTTACTATTACCTTATTTGCCTTGACTTTTGGAAATGATATCATCGGAACAGGTTATGGTTCTACTGAAAGGGAGGCAAAAGAAAACGCCTTAAACGACCTTTCTCAGCAGATAAGGGTTACGGTGGAGAGCAACTACTCTAGTGAAAACATCTTTAAAAACGGAGAGGTCGGAAAAAATCTAAAAAACAATGTAAATCTTTTTTCTAGAAATGAACTTTTAGGTGTTGAGTATAAAGTCAAAAAATATTTTCTCAGAAAAAAATATCGTGTCCGAGCTTTTATAACTGATAAAAAACTTCCACTATACGAAAGTAAAGTCGAAACTCTTAAAAATCAGATACATTTAAATATGTCCAGAGTTGAAAAGACTGATAGCTTAGCTCAAAAAAAGGAGCTCTTAGAAAAAAGCATAACTGATTTTGGCCTTTATGAAGACTATAAAAATATGGCATTCATATTGGGAAGTAAAAAAACTTTTTCTATCCAGTATACTCAAGCCCAGTTAAAAAATCAGCTTGGCAACATAAATGCGATATTAGATGCTCCTAGAATAGTATTTGTCTCTTTGACCGGGGATTTTCCAGATGAATCTTACGCCTATATAAAAAACAGGGCTGATGATCTTATAACCAAGATTTTCAATCACTCTTCTAAGAAACTTGCCATAGTTAATGATATGAATGAAAATGTAAATACAATTTTTAATATCAATATCAATTCCTATGTCATTGATAAAAAAGAACCTATTTTATATAATAATAAACCCATAACAAAAGAGAGGTTTGAAGCCTTCATAAATCTTTCTATCACAGCACAAAACAAAGAGATGGAGTCGTATATTATCAGCAAAACTTCATCGGCAACTTCTTATGATGTAAGTTCTAGAAAATCTGCAATGTACAAGGCAATAGACCTTCTGTTTAAAAAAGAAGAAAATGAATTAAAAAATAGTTTTTCATTTTAA
- a CDS encoding fructose-1,6-bisphosphatase: protein MRDLDYLKLLSKQYPSIADVANEIINLKAILSLPKGTEHFLTDMHGEYEAFSYHLRSASGVLKFKIDDIFGHTLTMDEKKNLATLIIYPEKRLKYVKETYSDSVSEWYRVTIYRLITICKVVSSKYTRSKVKKALPSDFNYILDELLNIESKQLNKEKYYNEIVDTIVELDRADRFIIAICGLIQKLAVDILHIMGDIYDRGPAPHLIMDELMKHSNVDIQWGNHDILWMGAALGHHTMVAEVLRIALRYSNIECLEEGYGINLLPLGSLAMTIYKDDPCKEFLPKVSNEQFYEEKDQLLIARMHKAIAIIQFKLEGQLIKRKEVFKRTDRLLLDMVDYKRGILTIDGNEYPLTSCNFPTIDPANPYVLTKDEKDVIDKLSSYFKNSEKLQKHIYYFYTNGSLYLKYNGNLLYHGCILLDEKGDYLNAVIEGKKYNGVELLDKYEELARRAYFTRKESDVDWLWYLWTGRKSPMFAKEKMATFERYFTTDKILHEEKLNPYFKYREDEDICRKILESFGLDPDKGHIITGHTPVKVKKGESPLKANGKLLVIDGGMSRAYQNTTGIAGYTLMYNSWGLRLVSHQPFTSEDKIVREGVKINSNIDVLQKTNRKTVGDTDIGKKLLSQIDDLKELMTVYKNGQIQEGRKK from the coding sequence ATGAGAGATTTGGATTATTTAAAACTTTTATCAAAACAATACCCATCTATTGCCGATGTGGCAAATGAGATAATAAATCTGAAAGCAATTCTGAGTTTACCTAAAGGAACAGAGCATTTCCTTACAGATATGCATGGTGAGTATGAGGCATTTTCATACCATTTAAGAAGTGCTTCAGGAGTCTTAAAATTTAAGATAGACGATATTTTTGGGCACACTTTGACCATGGACGAGAAAAAAAACTTGGCCACTTTGATAATATATCCTGAAAAACGTCTTAAATATGTAAAAGAAACTTATAGTGATTCTGTGAGTGAATGGTATAGAGTAACTATTTACAGGCTTATTACAATTTGTAAAGTAGTCTCATCAAAATATACCCGTTCTAAAGTAAAAAAAGCTTTACCTTCTGATTTTAATTATATTTTAGATGAGCTACTTAATATAGAAAGCAAACAACTAAATAAAGAAAAGTATTACAATGAGATAGTTGATACAATAGTTGAATTAGATAGAGCTGACAGATTTATTATAGCAATATGTGGACTGATACAGAAATTGGCAGTTGATATACTTCATATTATGGGAGATATATACGACAGAGGCCCTGCTCCTCATCTCATAATGGATGAACTTATGAAACATTCAAATGTTGATATTCAATGGGGTAACCATGATATATTATGGATGGGGGCGGCTTTGGGACATCACACAATGGTGGCCGAAGTTTTGAGAATAGCTCTTAGATACAGTAATATAGAGTGCTTAGAAGAAGGCTATGGAATAAATCTCCTTCCACTAGGTTCCTTGGCTATGACAATATACAAAGATGATCCTTGCAAAGAGTTTCTTCCAAAAGTGAGTAATGAACAGTTTTATGAGGAAAAGGACCAACTCTTAATAGCAAGGATGCATAAGGCTATAGCTATAATACAGTTTAAATTAGAAGGGCAACTAATCAAGAGAAAAGAGGTCTTTAAAAGAACAGACAGACTTCTTTTAGATATGGTGGATTATAAACGTGGAATTCTTACGATTGATGGTAATGAATATCCTCTTACTAGCTGCAATTTTCCTACAATTGATCCTGCAAACCCTTATGTATTAACAAAAGATGAAAAAGATGTAATTGATAAATTATCGTCTTATTTTAAAAATAGTGAAAAACTTCAAAAACATATATATTATTTTTACACAAATGGGAGTCTGTATTTAAAATATAATGGAAATTTACTATATCATGGCTGTATACTTTTAGATGAAAAAGGTGACTATCTCAATGCTGTCATAGAGGGGAAAAAGTATAACGGTGTTGAACTTCTTGATAAATATGAGGAGTTGGCCAGAAGGGCATATTTCACTAGAAAAGAAAGTGATGTAGATTGGTTATGGTATCTGTGGACCGGTAGAAAATCACCGATGTTTGCCAAGGAAAAAATGGCAACCTTTGAAAGATATTTTACTACTGACAAAATACTTCATGAGGAAAAGTTGAACCCGTACTTTAAATATAGGGAAGATGAGGATATCTGTAGAAAAATACTTGAAAGTTTTGGACTCGATCCAGATAAAGGTCATATAATAACTGGGCACACTCCCGTAAAGGTAAAAAAAGGTGAAAGTCCACTGAAAGCCAACGGGAAACTTTTGGTAATAGACGGAGGAATGTCTAGAGCATACCAAAATACAACAGGTATCGCTGGTTATACACTTATGTATAATTCATGGGGATTAAGACTTGTATCTCATCAGCCTTTTACTTCTGAGGACAAGATAGTGAGAGAAGGTGTAAAAATAAACTCTAACATAGATGTTTTGCAAAAGACAAACAGAAAGACAGTGGGAGATACTGATATAGGGAAAAAACTATTATCTCAGATAGATGACCTAAAAGAGCTTATGACAGTGTATAAAAATGGTCAGATACAAGAGGGAAGAAAAAAATAA
- a CDS encoding MurR/RpiR family transcriptional regulator, with protein sequence MKITDFDLTKKIMNIVNELPPKQKKLADYILKNQKQCAFMTSTALGAAAEVSESTVIRFASSLGYKGYPAFQKDLRDFLKIELSTLEKFSIEKADSHGSAYEKIFESEVEIINSTLNEISAEAFNAAVDALYEKDSILTVGFKGSFCLSSYAGYNLSKIHSNVQIVEEWNERWFNYLNDLNENTTALLFGFPRYPNNVVTIAGILKEKKSKIIVITDSVVSPLAEFADILLIIPVRKSFFVDHLAAVMCLINALIFSLSYKDKDKTEKYLQRFEKFANENNIFVKRS encoded by the coding sequence ATGAAAATAACAGATTTTGATCTGACTAAAAAAATAATGAACATTGTTAATGAACTTCCTCCAAAACAAAAAAAATTGGCAGATTACATTTTAAAAAATCAAAAACAATGTGCTTTTATGACATCTACTGCCCTTGGAGCCGCCGCCGAAGTTAGTGAGTCCACAGTTATTAGATTTGCATCATCGCTAGGGTACAAGGGGTATCCTGCATTTCAAAAAGATTTAAGAGATTTTTTGAAGATAGAGCTCTCTACTCTGGAAAAATTTTCCATTGAAAAAGCAGATAGTCATGGATCTGCATATGAAAAAATATTTGAATCTGAGGTAGAGATCATAAACAGTACTCTTAATGAAATCTCTGCAGAGGCTTTCAATGCTGCCGTAGATGCACTTTATGAAAAAGATAGTATACTTACAGTTGGATTCAAGGGGTCCTTCTGTCTTTCTAGCTATGCTGGATACAATTTGAGTAAAATACACTCTAACGTACAGATTGTAGAGGAATGGAACGAGAGATGGTTCAATTATCTAAATGATCTCAATGAAAATACCACGGCTCTGCTTTTTGGATTTCCTAGATATCCCAACAATGTGGTCACTATCGCTGGTATACTTAAAGAAAAAAAATCTAAGATCATCGTTATCACTGATAGCGTGGTCTCTCCCCTTGCAGAGTTTGCAGATATTTTACTGATAATCCCAGTAAGAAAATCTTTCTTTGTAGATCATTTGGCAGCGGTTATGTGTCTTATCAACGCCCTGATATTCTCTCTTTCTTACAAAGATAAGGACAAAACAGAAAAATATCTTCAAAGATTTGAAAAATTTGCAAATGAAAACAACATATTTGTAAAAAGAAGTTAG
- a CDS encoding CDP-alcohol phosphatidyltransferase family protein, which produces MWSDLKKISNQVTLLRFLFLFIMWLGVFQKKPTYYLAFGFILCGITDFLDGFLARKLNQITEIGSRLDSWADNFLLISGILWTVMLMPEIFTDNKLIFLVTLGTYITFLLVGFIKFRRFANLHLYLSKFSTVVLYAFLVHAFFIGSYSKTFFYFTVGISFISALEGITVFLISSEVNENMGSIIFNYIDENNPIKIWFKRHFHNL; this is translated from the coding sequence ATGTGGAGTGATCTCAAAAAAATTTCAAATCAGGTAACCCTCTTAAGATTTTTATTTCTCTTCATTATGTGGCTGGGAGTTTTTCAGAAAAAGCCTACTTATTATCTGGCTTTTGGATTTATTCTATGTGGCATTACAGATTTTTTAGATGGATTCCTTGCAAGAAAACTCAATCAGATCACCGAAATAGGAAGCCGTTTAGACTCTTGGGCCGACAATTTTTTGCTTATTTCAGGAATTCTGTGGACAGTCATGCTTATGCCTGAAATTTTTACAGACAATAAATTAATTTTTTTAGTGACTTTAGGAACTTACATAACTTTTTTGCTGGTCGGTTTTATAAAATTTAGGCGTTTTGCGAACCTTCATCTTTATCTGTCAAAATTCTCTACTGTAGTTCTTTATGCATTTCTTGTACACGCATTTTTTATCGGCAGTTATAGCAAAACTTTCTTTTATTTTACAGTGGGGATCTCATTTATATCTGCACTTGAGGGAATAACTGTTTTCCTCATATCTTCCGAAGTAAATGAAAATATGGGCTCGATAATATTCAACTATATTGACGAGAATAACCCCATAAAAATATGGTTCAAAAGACACTTTCACAATCTTTAG
- a CDS encoding SDR family oxidoreductase, translated as MNVVITGASSGIGRELLKIFVDNGHFVVAVARREEKLKEIKDEFGDKVAVICKDVSEPKNIDQLYKEIKELKIEIDLLINNAGMGEPGLFYEIEMEAHMKTLDLNIRGLTYLTRIFSEEMIKKGGGGIINVASTASFQSGGPLMGVYYASKSYVLSLTEALVEEMEYRGVRIMALCPGPTSGEFKGMNPERKGIEKFYITTPKQVAECCYKDYFRNKNICIPGFINKITVFSTRMLPRKIQRKIVKKIQEKKKRLL; from the coding sequence TTGAATGTAGTTATTACAGGGGCAAGCAGCGGGATAGGAAGGGAGCTCCTGAAGATATTTGTTGATAATGGACACTTTGTAGTGGCCGTGGCAAGGCGTGAAGAAAAACTCAAGGAGATAAAAGACGAATTCGGAGATAAGGTTGCGGTTATATGTAAAGATGTATCTGAACCTAAAAATATAGATCAGCTTTACAAAGAGATAAAAGAGTTGAAAATAGAGATAGATCTTCTTATAAACAACGCCGGAATGGGAGAGCCAGGTTTATTTTATGAGATAGAAATGGAAGCTCATATGAAAACCTTAGATTTGAATATAAGAGGATTGACTTATCTTACTAGAATTTTTTCCGAGGAGATGATAAAAAAGGGAGGTGGAGGAATAATAAATGTGGCTTCTACAGCATCATTCCAAAGCGGGGGGCCTCTGATGGGGGTTTACTATGCATCAAAATCTTATGTTCTGTCCCTTACAGAAGCCCTCGTTGAGGAGATGGAGTATAGGGGTGTAAGGATAATGGCACTCTGTCCTGGTCCTACGTCTGGTGAATTTAAAGGTATGAATCCTGAAAGGAAAGGAATCGAGAAGTTTTATATAACAACTCCTAAACAGGTGGCAGAGTGTTGTTATAAGGATTATTTTAGGAATAAAAACATATGCATACCTGGTTTTATAAACAAAATTACTGTTTTTTCTACGAGAATGCTTCCACGAAAAATACAGAGAAAAATAGTTAAAAAAATTCAGGAAAAGAAAAAGAGGCTCTTATAA
- a CDS encoding lysophospholipid acyltransferase family protein — protein sequence MKYKIEYLIILFFIKILCSFPEKIRFKIAESFAVAGYRLIKKRRLITLANLNMAFPDKSQEEIEKIALDSYKIMSKAFLSSLWFEEYLKSKDKVAVENMEVLDKAYSKGKGVIIACMHMGNMEASLKVAEKYHIVTVAKKQRNPYLDKLITENREKVNITLLKKSKRTSRELMESIKKKDIIALFSDHRDKGATVNFFGETTISPTGSVFLALRNDVPLIWGFNILNPDNTCTTKIVEEIQLIKTGNFKEDVQSNAQLLISKMEKIIAQYPEQWMWFHDRWRLSKKIK from the coding sequence ATGAAATATAAAATTGAATACTTGATCATACTTTTTTTTATAAAAATTCTCTGCAGTTTTCCTGAAAAAATAAGATTTAAAATTGCAGAGTCTTTTGCAGTTGCTGGATATAGACTAATAAAAAAAAGAAGACTCATAACTTTAGCTAATTTAAATATGGCCTTTCCTGATAAATCACAGGAAGAGATTGAAAAAATAGCTTTAGATTCTTATAAGATAATGTCAAAAGCCTTCCTCTCATCACTGTGGTTTGAGGAGTATCTCAAAAGTAAAGATAAAGTGGCTGTTGAAAATATGGAGGTGCTGGATAAAGCTTACTCTAAAGGAAAAGGTGTCATAATTGCGTGTATGCATATGGGGAATATGGAGGCCTCACTTAAGGTTGCCGAAAAATACCACATAGTCACTGTAGCAAAGAAGCAAAGAAATCCCTACCTAGATAAACTCATAACTGAAAATAGAGAAAAAGTAAATATAACACTTTTGAAAAAAAGCAAGAGAACATCTAGAGAACTTATGGAGTCAATAAAGAAAAAAGATATAATAGCTCTATTCAGCGACCATAGAGATAAAGGTGCCACTGTAAATTTTTTTGGAGAAACAACTATCTCTCCAACCGGTTCAGTTTTCCTTGCTCTTAGAAATGATGTACCTCTTATTTGGGGGTTTAATATCTTAAATCCTGATAATACGTGCACAACAAAAATAGTTGAAGAAATTCAGCTTATAAAAACTGGAAATTTTAAAGAGGATGTCCAGTCTAATGCCCAGCTTCTCATAAGTAAAATGGAAAAAATCATAGCCCAGTACCCTGAACAATGGATGTGGTTTCATGACAGGTGGAGACTTTCTAAAAAAATCAAATGA
- a CDS encoding glycosyltransferase family 2 protein yields the protein MSDLLKYENSFSKIKHVDLKLVHGDLNFNKSPLITIAIPTYKRAVLLEKALNSALNQKGFSNYEVIVIDDENNPGSETETQKLIRGYNDPKLLYYRYEGNGTLGMAGAWNKCLELARGKWYSMLHDDDLLKENFLEEMMQILNSNPNISFLKAQHDHIDERNLSNLNSEYQIGIIKKMFEKKVEKFSEIDYILLNPVGGPVGIIMKKENAIKIGGFKDSTFPAIDYAFFTKYCMEYDTYYYHKTLCSYRIAQNISLKNGVLMACAKIHYDIINDLKAKQFTRKVFFKKYPAYYYLKAAEHVEKFWGVKVTEEEINFLEKDKNLSIFWMGTYGVFKRLWRIKKLISSKYPL from the coding sequence ATGAGTGATCTTTTAAAATATGAAAACAGTTTTTCAAAAATAAAGCATGTTGATTTAAAATTAGTCCATGGTGATTTGAATTTTAATAAAAGCCCATTAATAACTATTGCAATTCCAACTTATAAAAGGGCAGTTCTTTTGGAAAAAGCTCTCAACAGTGCACTGAATCAAAAAGGTTTTTCAAATTATGAGGTAATAGTTATAGATGATGAAAATAATCCTGGGAGTGAAACAGAAACCCAAAAACTTATAAGGGGTTATAATGACCCTAAACTTTTATACTATAGATATGAAGGAAATGGCACTCTGGGAATGGCAGGTGCCTGGAATAAGTGCCTAGAATTGGCAAGGGGAAAATGGTATTCAATGCTTCACGATGATGATCTGCTTAAAGAAAACTTTTTAGAAGAGATGATGCAAATTTTAAATTCCAATCCAAATATCTCATTTTTAAAGGCCCAACATGACCACATTGACGAAAGAAATTTATCAAATTTGAATAGTGAGTATCAAATAGGAATAATAAAAAAAATGTTTGAAAAAAAGGTGGAAAAATTTTCTGAAATAGATTATATCTTGTTGAATCCAGTAGGAGGTCCTGTGGGAATAATCATGAAAAAAGAGAACGCTATAAAAATTGGAGGGTTTAAAGACAGTACCTTTCCAGCAATTGACTATGCTTTTTTCACAAAATATTGTATGGAGTATGACACCTATTATTATCATAAAACCCTTTGTTCCTATAGAATAGCTCAAAATATCTCCTTAAAAAATGGGGTTCTGATGGCTTGTGCAAAAATACATTATGATATAATAAATGATTTGAAGGCAAAACAATTTACAAGAAAAGTTTTTTTTAAAAAATATCCGGCTTATTATTACTTGAAAGCAGCCGAGCATGTAGAAAAATTTTGGGGAGTAAAAGTTACAGAAGAAGAGATAAATTTTTTAGAAAAAGACAAAAATCTAAGTATATTTTGGATGGGTACATACGGTGTATTTAAAAGATTGTGGAGGATAAAAAAATTGATCTCTAGTAAATATCCTTTGTAA
- a CDS encoding 5'-methylthioadenosine/adenosylhomocysteine nucleosidase yields MLIGIIGAMNEEIIELKEVMENIQEEKKVNLTFYRGKLNDKEVVLVECGIGKVNAAICTTLLIDHYKVDKIIFTGVAGGVNPDIEVGDIVVSTELIQHDFDTTAFGTDHGVIPRMENSVFRADETLKEIAEKVAVEKFGKEKVWTGRILSGDQFVASIDKIKWLRETFNGECTEMEGAAVAHVCYLFNTPFLILRSISDKANHDADVDFAEFVHLAAKNSKEILEGILDRI; encoded by the coding sequence ATGTTGATCGGAATAATAGGAGCTATGAACGAAGAGATAATAGAATTGAAGGAAGTTATGGAAAATATTCAGGAGGAAAAAAAAGTAAACCTGACTTTTTATAGAGGAAAATTAAATGATAAGGAAGTTGTCCTTGTAGAGTGCGGAATAGGAAAGGTAAATGCAGCCATATGCACGACCTTACTTATAGATCACTATAAAGTGGATAAAATAATATTTACGGGAGTAGCAGGGGGAGTCAATCCAGATATAGAGGTTGGAGATATTGTAGTTTCGACAGAACTTATACAGCATGATTTTGACACTACAGCCTTTGGAACTGACCACGGTGTGATACCTAGAATGGAAAACTCGGTATTCAGAGCAGACGAAACACTTAAGGAGATTGCAGAAAAGGTGGCTGTGGAAAAATTTGGAAAGGAAAAAGTATGGACAGGAAGAATCTTGAGCGGAGATCAGTTTGTAGCCTCTATAGATAAGATAAAGTGGCTAAGGGAGACTTTTAACGGCGAATGCACTGAGATGGAAGGAGCAGCTGTAGCTCATGTGTGTTATCTTTTCAATACTCCTTTTCTCATTTTGAGATCCATATCAGATAAGGCAAACCATGATGCAGATGTTGATTTTGCAGAATTTGTACATCTGGCTGCAAAGAATTCAAAGGAGATTCTAGAAGGAATACTAGACAGGATCTAA
- a CDS encoding pyrimidine/purine nucleoside phosphorylase, with amino-acid sequence MFKTNEYFDGKVKSVAFKSEKGPATIGVMAAGEYEFGTSTKEYMTVTSGKLTVKLPGSQEWKEYTSNETFIVEAGQKFGVKVNVESSYLCIYE; translated from the coding sequence ATGTTTAAAACTAATGAGTATTTCGACGGAAAGGTAAAATCGGTTGCCTTCAAGTCTGAAAAAGGACCTGCAACTATAGGGGTTATGGCGGCAGGAGAGTATGAATTTGGGACTTCAACAAAAGAGTATATGACTGTAACAAGCGGAAAACTTACTGTAAAACTTCCTGGTAGTCAGGAATGGAAAGAGTATACTTCAAATGAAACTTTTATTGTAGAAGCGGGACAAAAATTCGGTGTTAAAGTTAATGTGGAGAGTTCTTATCTTTGCATATACGAATAA
- a CDS encoding LPP20 family lipoprotein — MKKLIFSIIILFLAAACSSVDYSENKKYPDWVLKPSYKNGIAGVGSSKITELGFDFARKEAMANARADLAKQIGLKVNSTLKSYTSKAGVGDNAAVDKMVEEVYKDIVSQDLFNSRIIEAWENPQGEFYVLMVIDNEDIIRSAEKAVKNFNTSTNPELIKLKSDGAQDRLQQELKNFFN; from the coding sequence ATGAAAAAACTTATTTTTTCGATAATAATACTTTTTCTTGCTGCTGCATGCTCTAGTGTAGATTACTCTGAAAACAAAAAATATCCAGATTGGGTACTGAAACCAAGCTATAAAAATGGGATTGCAGGGGTAGGATCATCTAAGATTACAGAATTAGGATTTGATTTTGCAAGGAAGGAAGCCATGGCAAATGCAAGGGCTGACCTTGCCAAGCAGATCGGTCTCAAAGTTAACTCTACTTTAAAGTCATATACTTCAAAGGCTGGTGTGGGGGATAATGCCGCAGTTGATAAGATGGTAGAAGAAGTTTATAAGGATATCGTCAGTCAGGATCTTTTCAATTCTAGGATTATAGAGGCCTGGGAAAATCCACAGGGGGAATTCTATGTTCTTATGGTAATTGATAACGAGGACATCATAAGATCAGCTGAAAAAGCAGTAAAAAATTTCAACACATCTACAAATCCAGAACTCATCAAATTAAAATCTGATGGTGCACAGGATAGGCTTCAGCAAGAACTTAAGAACTTTTTTAATTAG